One genomic region from Phragmites australis chromosome 1, lpPhrAust1.1, whole genome shotgun sequence encodes:
- the LOC133930492 gene encoding LOW QUALITY PROTEIN: uncharacterized protein LOC133930492 (The sequence of the model RefSeq protein was modified relative to this genomic sequence to represent the inferred CDS: inserted 4 bases in 2 codons), which yields MTDIFIKKSTSRMLLSCVGAILLLANVCRTLLSKESLYLGTLWHISFSGIIAKCLRYDPVKKESLVIKPGFGVQLEQHFWSGRIHRKFVPXKPVLNERVXPVTCYWRLALLLRDEYELVLVFKKFHPPVKMLVPIWKALCAFSNSDGTNTLVVPQPHDSHKHVQQDGGVQS from the exons ATGACTGACATCTTCATCAAGAAGAGCACGTCCAGGATGCTGCTGTCGTGTGTCGGCGCAATTCTCCTTCTTGCGAATGTGTGCCGGACCTTGCTGTCAAAG GAGAGTTTATATCTTGGTACCCTTTGGCA TATTTCATTTTCTGGTATCATTGCAAAATGCTTGCGATATGATCCTGTGAAGAAAG AGTCATTGGTGATCAAGCCGGGTTTTGGGGTCCAATTAGAACAACACTTTTGGAG CGGAAGAATCCATCGCAAATTTGTGCC AAAACCAGTGCTGAATGAACGTGT ACCCGTCACATGCTACTGGAGATTGGCACTGCTTCTACGTGACGAATATGAGCTCGTGCTTGTTTTTAAG AAATTTCATCCACCAGTCAAGATGTTGGTTCCGATATGGAAAGCTTTATGTGCATTCTCAAACTCTGATGGCACGAACACTCTTGTAGTTCCTCAACCACACGATTCACATAAACATGTTCAGCAAGACGGTGGTGTGCAGTCCTGA